A single Klebsiella variicola DNA region contains:
- a CDS encoding AcrZ family multidrug efflux pump-associated protein encodes MLELLKSLVFAVIMVPVVMAVILGLIYVLGEVFNLFSGVGHKDRSQQNH; translated from the coding sequence ATGTTAGAGCTTTTGAAAAGTCTGGTTTTTGCGGTCATCATGGTACCGGTGGTGATGGCGGTCATCCTGGGACTGATTTACGTTCTTGGCGAAGTGTTCAACCTCTTCTCCGGCGTAGGCCACAAAGATCGCAGCCAGCAAAATCATTGA
- the modF gene encoding molybdate ABC transporter ATP-binding protein ModF yields the protein MSSLQISQGTFRLSDTKTLKIDQLNLRAGQSWAFVGSNGSGKSALARALAGDLTLLSGQHESHFSRVTRLSFEQLQKLVSDEWQRNNTDLLSPGEEDTGRTTAEIIQDEVKDPARCARLAEQFGISALLDRRFKYLSTGETRKTLLCQALMTDPQLLILDEPFDGLDVNSRQQLAALLADLHRAGITLVLVLNRFDEIPEFVQFAGVLADCTLSETGEKSSLLQQALVAQLAHSEKLDGITLPEPDVPPARHALADSAPRIVLNDGVVSYNDRPVINHLSWTVNPGEHWQIVGPNGAGKSTLLSLITGDHPQGYSNDLTLFGRRRGSGETIWDIKKHIGYVSSSLHLDYRVSTNVRNVILSGYFDSIGIYQAVSDKQHKLVQQWLDILGIDKRTADAPFHSLSWGQQRLALIVRALVKHPTLLILDEPLQGLDPLNRQLVRRFVDVLIGEGATQLLFVSHHAEDAPDCITHRLAFVPSGDGYTYQLGPVA from the coding sequence ATGTCATCATTGCAAATTTCGCAAGGCACGTTTCGCCTGAGCGATACAAAAACCTTAAAAATAGACCAGCTGAACCTGAGAGCGGGTCAAAGCTGGGCGTTTGTCGGTAGCAACGGCAGCGGCAAATCCGCCCTCGCGCGGGCTCTGGCTGGCGACCTGACCCTGCTCAGCGGCCAGCACGAAAGCCACTTCTCCCGCGTAACCCGCCTCTCCTTCGAGCAGTTGCAGAAGCTGGTCAGCGACGAGTGGCAGCGCAATAACACCGACCTGCTCAGCCCCGGCGAAGAAGACACCGGCCGCACCACCGCAGAGATTATCCAGGATGAGGTAAAAGATCCTGCCCGCTGCGCGCGCCTGGCCGAACAGTTTGGCATCAGCGCCCTGCTGGACCGCCGGTTTAAGTACCTGTCGACCGGGGAAACGCGTAAGACCCTGCTGTGTCAGGCCCTGATGACCGATCCGCAACTGCTGATCCTCGACGAACCTTTCGACGGCCTCGACGTCAACTCCCGCCAGCAGCTGGCTGCCCTGCTGGCCGACCTGCACCGCGCCGGCATCACCCTGGTGCTGGTCCTCAACCGCTTCGATGAGATCCCGGAGTTTGTACAATTCGCCGGCGTGCTGGCTGACTGCACCCTCAGCGAGACCGGCGAGAAGTCTTCCCTGCTGCAGCAGGCGCTGGTCGCCCAGCTGGCGCACAGTGAAAAACTGGACGGCATCACCCTGCCGGAGCCGGATGTTCCACCAGCCCGTCATGCGCTGGCAGACTCGGCGCCGCGTATCGTGCTCAATGACGGTGTGGTCTCCTACAACGATCGCCCGGTCATCAATCACCTCTCATGGACCGTGAACCCGGGCGAACACTGGCAGATCGTAGGCCCCAACGGCGCCGGTAAATCCACGCTGCTGAGCCTTATCACCGGCGATCATCCGCAGGGTTACAGCAACGATCTGACGCTCTTTGGCCGCCGTCGCGGCAGCGGTGAGACCATCTGGGATATTAAAAAGCATATCGGCTACGTCAGTAGCAGCCTGCATCTGGACTACCGGGTCAGCACCAACGTCCGCAACGTCATCCTGTCGGGCTATTTTGACTCTATCGGCATTTATCAGGCGGTCTCGGACAAGCAACACAAGCTGGTGCAACAGTGGCTGGATATTCTCGGCATTGATAAACGCACTGCCGACGCGCCGTTTCATAGCCTGTCGTGGGGCCAGCAGCGGCTGGCGCTTATCGTTCGCGCGCTGGTGAAGCATCCGACCCTGCTGATCCTCGATGAACCGCTGCAGGGGCTGGATCCCCTCAATCGCCAGCTGGTGCGTCGCTTTGTCGACGTGTTGATTGGCGAAGGAGCCACACAGCTGCTGTTTGTCTCGCACCATGCGGAAGATGCCCCGGACTGTATTACCCATCGCCTGGCGTTCGTTCCCAGTGGAGACGGTTACACTTATCAGCTCGGTCCTGTGGCCTGA
- the modB gene encoding molybdate ABC transporter permease subunit, whose amino-acid sequence MFLSEPEWQAVLLSLKVSSLAVALSLPFGIFFSWLLVRRTFPGKALLDSILHLPLVLPPVVVGYLLLVAMGRRGFIGSWLYDWFGISFAFSWRGAVLAAAVMSFPLMVRAIRLALEGVDVKLEQAARTLGASRWRVFMTITLPLTLPGIIVGTVLAFARSLGEFGATITFVSNIPGETRTLPSAMYTLIQTPGGEGAAARLCLIAIGLALVSLLISEWLARVSRQRMGG is encoded by the coding sequence ATGTTTCTGAGCGAACCCGAATGGCAGGCTGTGCTGCTGAGCCTGAAAGTCTCCTCCCTTGCGGTGGCCTTGAGCCTGCCCTTTGGCATCTTTTTTTCCTGGCTGCTGGTTCGGCGCACCTTTCCCGGCAAGGCGCTGCTCGACAGTATTCTCCATTTACCGCTGGTGCTGCCGCCGGTGGTGGTGGGGTATCTGCTGCTGGTGGCCATGGGGCGGCGTGGGTTTATTGGCAGTTGGCTGTATGACTGGTTCGGCATCAGCTTTGCCTTCAGTTGGCGCGGGGCGGTGCTGGCGGCGGCGGTGATGTCTTTCCCGCTGATGGTGCGCGCCATTCGCCTGGCGCTGGAAGGGGTGGATGTCAAACTGGAGCAAGCGGCGAGAACCCTCGGGGCCAGCCGCTGGCGAGTGTTTATGACTATTACGCTACCGCTGACTCTGCCGGGGATTATTGTCGGCACGGTGCTGGCCTTCGCCCGCTCGTTAGGGGAGTTTGGCGCGACCATCACGTTCGTCTCCAATATTCCCGGCGAAACGCGCACCCTGCCTTCGGCGATGTACACCTTGATCCAGACCCCGGGCGGGGAGGGGGCGGCGGCTCGCCTCTGCCTCATCGCCATCGGACTGGCGCTGGTTTCGCTGCTGATTTCGGAATGGCTGGCCCGCGTGAGCCGCCAGCGCATGGGAGGATAA
- the galE gene encoding UDP-glucose 4-epimerase GalE, protein MKVLVTGGSGYIGSHTCVQLLQQGHEVVILDNLCNSKRSVLPVIERLGGKEATFIEGDIRNEALMTEILHDHAIEAVIHFAGLKAVGESVAKPLEYYDNNVTGTLKLVSAMRAAGVKNFIFSSSATVYGDQPKIPYVESFPTGTPQSPYGKSKLMVEQILTDLQKAQPEWSIALLRYFNPVGAHPSGDMGEDPQGIPNNLMPYIAQVAVGRRDSLAVFGNDYPTEDGTGVRDYIHVMDLADGHVAAMEKLADKAGVHIYNLGAGVGSSVLDVVNAFSKACGKPINYHFAPRRDGDLPAYWADAAKADRELNWRVTRNLDEMAQDTWHWQSRHPQGYPD, encoded by the coding sequence ATGAAAGTTCTGGTTACAGGTGGTAGCGGTTACATTGGAAGTCATACCTGCGTTCAACTGCTGCAGCAGGGACATGAGGTGGTGATCCTCGACAATCTCTGCAACAGCAAGCGCAGCGTACTGCCGGTGATTGAGCGTCTCGGCGGCAAAGAAGCCACCTTTATTGAAGGCGATATTCGTAACGAAGCGCTGATGACGGAGATCCTCCACGATCACGCCATTGAGGCGGTGATCCACTTCGCCGGGCTGAAAGCCGTCGGGGAGTCCGTCGCCAAGCCGCTGGAATATTACGACAATAACGTCACCGGCACACTGAAATTAGTTTCTGCCATGCGCGCCGCGGGCGTGAAGAACTTCATCTTTAGCTCCTCAGCTACCGTCTACGGCGACCAGCCGAAAATCCCATATGTCGAAAGCTTCCCGACCGGCACCCCGCAAAGCCCTTACGGCAAAAGCAAGCTGATGGTGGAGCAGATCCTGACCGACCTGCAGAAAGCCCAGCCGGAGTGGAGCATTGCCCTGCTGCGCTACTTCAACCCGGTCGGTGCCCACCCGTCGGGCGACATGGGGGAAGACCCGCAGGGGATCCCAAACAACCTGATGCCGTACATCGCCCAGGTCGCCGTTGGTCGTCGCGACTCGCTGGCCGTCTTTGGTAACGACTACCCGACCGAGGATGGCACCGGCGTACGCGATTATATCCACGTGATGGACCTCGCCGATGGCCACGTCGCGGCCATGGAAAAGCTGGCTGACAAAGCCGGGGTCCATATCTACAACCTTGGCGCCGGCGTCGGCAGCAGCGTGCTCGACGTGGTCAATGCTTTCAGCAAGGCCTGCGGCAAACCCATTAACTACCATTTCGCGCCGCGCCGCGATGGCGACCTCCCGGCCTACTGGGCGGATGCCGCCAAGGCCGACCGCGAGCTGAACTGGCGCGTGACGCGCAACCTGGACGAAATGGCGCAGGACACCTGGCACTGGCAGTCCCGCCATCCGCAGGGTTATCCAGACTAA
- the modE gene encoding molybdenum-dependent transcriptional regulator has translation MQAEILLTLKLQQRLFADPRRIALLKQIDQTGSISQGAKHAGISYKSAWDAINEMNQLSEQPLVDRATGGKGGGGAVLTRYGQRLIQLYDLLAQIQQKAFDVLSDDDALPLDSLLAAISRFSLQTSARNQWFGTITGRDRQQVQQHVEVLLADGQTRLTVAITAQSAEKLGLDEGQEVLVLLKAPWVGITLDPAVARQADNQLSGRISHIECGSGQCEVLMTLADGQTLCATLPQAQTSGLAEGTEAIAYFNADRIILATLC, from the coding sequence ATGCAGGCCGAAATTCTTCTTACCCTTAAGCTACAGCAGCGCCTGTTTGCCGATCCCCGGCGGATCGCCCTGCTCAAACAAATTGACCAGACCGGTTCGATAAGCCAGGGGGCCAAGCACGCGGGTATCAGCTACAAAAGCGCGTGGGATGCCATCAACGAGATGAACCAGCTCAGCGAACAACCGCTGGTGGATCGCGCCACCGGCGGTAAAGGCGGCGGCGGCGCAGTGCTGACCCGCTATGGGCAGCGGCTGATCCAACTGTACGATCTGCTGGCGCAGATCCAGCAGAAAGCGTTTGATGTGCTCAGCGATGACGATGCCCTGCCGCTGGACAGCCTGCTGGCGGCCATCTCACGCTTTTCCCTGCAGACCAGCGCCCGCAACCAGTGGTTCGGCACCATTACCGGCCGCGATCGCCAGCAGGTGCAGCAGCACGTCGAGGTACTGCTGGCCGACGGGCAGACGCGCCTGACCGTCGCCATCACCGCACAAAGCGCTGAGAAACTGGGGCTCGATGAGGGCCAGGAGGTGCTGGTCCTGCTGAAGGCGCCCTGGGTCGGCATCACCCTCGACCCCGCCGTGGCCCGCCAGGCCGATAACCAGTTGTCGGGTCGTATCAGCCATATCGAATGCGGGTCCGGGCAGTGCGAAGTACTGATGACGCTGGCCGACGGTCAGACCCTGTGCGCCACTCTGCCACAGGCGCAGACGTCTGGCCTGGCGGAAGGGACGGAGGCGATAGCTTACTTCAATGCCGATCGCATCATTCTCGCGACGTTATGCTGA
- the modA gene encoding molybdate ABC transporter substrate-binding protein: protein MAGSWLRGVIGVSLTLCVAGQALAAEGKVTVFAAASLTNAMQDIAQAYKKEKNVDVVSSFASSSTLARQIEAGAPADLFISADQKWMDYAADKKAIDPATRATLLGNSLVVVAPKASAQGAITIDEKTDWTSLLKGGRLAVGDPQHVPAGIYAKEALQKLGAWETLSPKLAPAEDVRGALALVERNEAPLGIVYGSDAVASKGVKVVGTFPEASHQKVEYPLAIVDGHRNAAVSAFYDYLKGPEASAIFKRYGFTTR, encoded by the coding sequence ATGGCAGGTTCTTGGTTACGCGGGGTTATCGGGGTATCACTCACGCTGTGCGTCGCGGGTCAGGCGCTGGCGGCAGAGGGGAAAGTGACCGTTTTCGCCGCCGCATCGTTAACCAACGCGATGCAGGATATTGCCCAGGCGTATAAGAAAGAGAAAAACGTCGATGTCGTGTCGTCGTTTGCCTCGTCGTCGACGCTGGCGCGGCAAATTGAAGCGGGCGCACCAGCCGATCTGTTTATCTCCGCCGATCAGAAATGGATGGATTACGCCGCAGACAAAAAGGCCATCGACCCGGCAACCCGAGCCACCCTGCTTGGCAACAGCCTGGTGGTGGTCGCGCCGAAAGCCAGCGCGCAGGGGGCGATTACCATTGATGAGAAAACCGACTGGACCAGCCTGCTGAAAGGAGGCCGTCTGGCGGTGGGCGATCCGCAGCACGTTCCGGCAGGCATCTACGCCAAAGAGGCGCTGCAGAAACTCGGCGCCTGGGAGACGTTGTCGCCGAAACTTGCCCCGGCGGAAGACGTGCGCGGCGCGCTGGCCCTGGTGGAGCGCAACGAAGCGCCGCTGGGGATTGTCTATGGCTCCGATGCCGTGGCCAGCAAAGGGGTTAAAGTGGTCGGCACCTTCCCGGAGGCCTCGCATCAGAAAGTCGAGTACCCGCTGGCGATTGTCGATGGTCACCGCAATGCGGCCGTGAGCGCTTTCTATGACTACCTGAAAGGGCCGGAAGCGTCCGCGATTTTTAAACGTTACGGATTTACCACCCGCTGA